The genomic region GAGAGGTTAATTTCCCCAAGGTCATACAGTTAGTGTGGCAGAACTAGGTCCTTGGGACCACCGAATCAAAAGAAATTCTTACTGAGATCATCGTGTTCAGTGGAGAAAGCCTTTGGGGCAAGCTCTAACCAAAAAGTATGTGTTGGGAGGATTTGGAGatcatttaattttctgttgTGGGTAGAACCTTGAAAGGCACCCATTGATGTCTACATTAAACTCTGTTCATAATATTTTCCCATGTCTTACTAAGTCAGTTGGTTATTGTGACTGATGCCATCTATGCTCTTGTTTGAAAAGTAAAATCTTCTCTGTAGCTAGTCGTGTTGCTAACCCATGTTGTTGGTCACAAAGAAGCAGAATGAGAGAAAGGAGACAGAACTGTGCACAACTAGTTTTGGGACAGACAACACAAAGTACGTTGTGGGGATGAAGCTCTTGCCCAAGTGCTAAGTGTGTCTTCATAAGTTGAATCCAGTGGTCCTGGGGTGAGGAGTAAATCGAGCATCACTTCTTCCTGCCACCCTGCTTCCCACAACTCCTTCACTTCCCTCTCCTCCTAACTCCATATCGCTTATCTGAAGCAGCAGACACAGCAATGTGACTTAGAGCTTTGGGTCTTTCTGTGCACAGGCAAAATGTGGTTGTGAACTGAGAAGGTGGCATTTAAATGAATGATAGTTATGTTTAATCCTGATCATTACTGTTAAGGACAGGCTGTAGGTGGAATAAGATGCAAGTCCCTCATCAGCGTTATAATCACACACAGTGTGATCCACCATCATGAAGCAGCATCTTTGAAAACAAAGGACAGTAGTAACATACGTATCAAACTAGGAACTCAGCTGGGCCTAACCCTTAGACTGCTCCTGTAGAAAAAGAAGGGCCTGTCTGTTGCTCCAAAAATTGTCTTTGCTGCTTTGGGTTGCTCACTTCCTATTGAACCCGGGATGATTTTTCTTGCCCCTTGGTCTTCTCTAGGCATCTCCAAGGCAGTGATGGCTCTCCAGCGGACCCAGGTCTTTCTTCTGTTCTTGCTGCTGAGcctgctggggctggggctggtaCAGCCCTCCTATGGCCAGGATCGCATGTACCAACGATTCCTGCGGCAACACGTGGACCCTGATGAGACAGGAGGCAATGACGGCTACTGCAACCTGATGATGCAAAGACGGAAGATGACTTCACATCAGTGCAAGCGCTTCAACACTTTCATTCATGAGGATCTTTGGAACATCCGCAGTATCTGCAGCACCGCCAACATTCAGTGCAAGAACGGCCAGATGAACTGCCATGAGGGTGTAGTGAGGGTCACAGACTGCAGGGAGACAGGGAGTTCCAGGGCTCCCAACTGCAGATACCGGGCCAAGGCCAGCACCAGACGTGTTGTCATCGCCTGTGAGGGTAACCCGGAAGTGCCTGTGCACTTTGACAAATAGATACCACTCAACAGGGGTTATGGCCCAGCAGCTGGCCCTTAACTTACTCCTTAAACAGTAATGAGTAAGCATTTGAGCTGGCCCAGGCTGGCTCccctgattctttttttcttctttataaccCATTCTGTTAAACACATTGCATGACAGAAAAAGATGAGACACAAACTTATAATGAATCTGGGCTCTTCTATAATACGCTTTCTTTTATAATATTGGTCAGCTTTGCTATCTTTGATCTTATCATCTGGAATTTAGTCATTACATAGCACTTCAAGAATTTCAAGGTCCTTTCATCTAAGCTATCTCATTCTAATACCATGGCACCTTTGGGATGCTACTCCTAGTGTTACAGTAAACAAAAGCTCAAAGTTAAGGAATTTGCTAAGACCAAAATTTAGTAGAAAAGCTGAGACAAAAGTCTAGTTTAACTGGCTACTTATCCGGTGCTTTTCCCACTTCAGCACAAggagttttggaagttttaataCATGGCTTTTGTTATTCCTAAAAATCAGCTCTTGGGAGAGGCATTAAAAAGTTGGAAATATATACTTGCAACGTGAGAGCTCTATCTGTATTATGTGGCAAACTAGCTGTATTTGGATCTAATAAGATCAAGAAATGATATAAGGAATTTTCTTTTCCCATTCCCAAACTTTTGAGTCACCCTAGTAAGTCAGAGTATTAAAATGTACTAGATCATTAAGACTCCTTCACTCTTCCTGACTGAAAGATTTTTCATATGTTccttataataaagaaaataagataatttcAATTCCAGGTATTTGAGAAGA from Dama dama isolate Ldn47 chromosome 12, ASM3311817v1, whole genome shotgun sequence harbors:
- the RNASE4 gene encoding ribonuclease 4; translated protein: MALQRTQVFLLFLLLSLLGLGLVQPSYGQDRMYQRFLRQHVDPDETGGNDGYCNLMMQRRKMTSHQCKRFNTFIHEDLWNIRSICSTANIQCKNGQMNCHEGVVRVTDCRETGSSRAPNCRYRAKASTRRVVIACEGNPEVPVHFDK